TGTGCTGCCGGGCGTGGCCGACGTCGTCACCGAGGTGCATGTGGAGGCCGTGTTCGACGACGGCTCCCGGCTCGCGGTGGTCAGCGACCCGATCGGCGCCGGTGCACGGGACGGGGAGCACCGCCGGGTGCCCGCGCCCGGCGCGGTGCTGCCGGGACCGGCCGCCCCGGAGCCCGCGCCCGCGATCGTGCTGACCGTGCGCAACACCGCGACCGTGCCCGTCAGCGTCACCTCGCACTTCCACTTCTTCGAGGCCAACCCCCGGCTGGACTTCGACCGCGGCGCCGCGTACGGCATGCGGCTGTGCGTCCCGGCCGGCTCCTCGGTGCGGTTCGACCCCGGCGGCACCGAGGAGGTCGGGCTGGTCCCGATCGGCGGCGACCGGATCGCGATCGGCTTCGCCGGTCTGGTGGACGGCCCACTGGACACACCGGGCGCGAAGACCGAAGCGCTGCGGCGGGCCGCCGCCTGCGGCTACCTGGGAGCGGAGGAACAGGCATGACCGGCACCATCGACCCTCACGAGTACGCGTCGGTACACGGCCCGCGGGCCGGCGACCGGGTCGTCCTCGGCGACTCGGGCCTGGTCGTCCGGGTCGAGTCCGACGCGCAGAAGCCCGGTGACGAGTTCCTGGCCGGCTTCGGCAAGACCGCCAGGGACGGGCTGCACCTCAAGGCCGCGGCGGTCCGCG
This portion of the Streptomyces sp. 2114.4 genome encodes:
- the ureA gene encoding urease subunit gamma, with the protein product MRLTPTERDRLLLFGAAELARTRRARGLRLNVPEATALIADTVCEAARDGRRLAQAIEAARGVLGPDDVLPGVADVVTEVHVEAVFDDGSRLAVVSDPIGAGARDGEHRRVPAPGAVLPGPAAPEPAPAIVLTVRNTATVPVSVTSHFHFFEANPRLDFDRGAAYGMRLCVPAGSSVRFDPGGTEEVGLVPIGGDRIAIGFAGLVDGPLDTPGAKTEALRRAAACGYLGAEEQA